The following are encoded in a window of Cottoperca gobio chromosome 20, fCotGob3.1, whole genome shotgun sequence genomic DNA:
- the c20h8orf89 gene encoding putative uncharacterized protein C8orf89 homolog isoform X1 encodes MSERGSGCSPRGPDAATHPAYRSFGMGAGGGQAAVRHNNHLRRKLPLIHPLSRSRDWNTLLSGFIVGGGCAPFHSYCESAVIHPSSNLSKEETENNDPDISGRRFLFDKQYARLERTRSVIPPLQRDYHVHRPGNLHPFSLSKELSHSQAGRPFTPRFPERYEVNTTPAILFPSPLILNGRNTFSVDNCKLSRPKVNYPTYNLLSAKDNQKSQSYPDPVVGASRSFIHRISELSSLEGETVRQEKLKQMRKPKKPPS; translated from the exons ATGTCGGAGCGGGGCTCGGGTTGCAGCCCGCGCGGCCCTGATGCTGCGACTCATCCCGCATACAGGAGCTTCGGGATGGGAGCAGGTGGAGGACAAGCAGCTGTCAGACACAACAATCACCTCAGGAGGAAACTGCCCCTGATACATCCCCTGAGCA GGTCCCGGGACTGGAACACGCTGCTCAGCGGCTTCATAGTTGGAGG TGGATGTGCCCCTTTTCATAGTTATTGTGAGTCTGCAGTGATCCATCC GTCATCTAACTTATCCAAAGAGGAAACGGAGAACAATGACCCGGACATCAGTGGGAGACGCTTTCTGTTTGATAAACAAT atgcGAGGTTAGAGAGGACCAGAAGTGTGATTCCGCCGCTGCAGAGAGACTACCATGTGCACAGACCTGGCAACCTGCATCCCTTCAGCCTCTCCAAGGAGCTTTCCCACAGCCAGGCGGGCCGGCCTTTCACCCCGCG CTTCCCTGAAAGATATGAAGTGAACACAACTCCAGCCATCCTCTTTCCTTCCCCTTTAATCCTCAACGGCAGAAACACCTTCTCAGTTGACAACTGCAAGCTCAGCAG GCCCAAGGTGAATTATCCGACCTACAACCTGCTCAGTGCTAAAGACAATCAGAAGA GCCAGTCCTACCCCGACCCGGTGGTCGGAGCCTCTCGCTCTTTCATCCACAGGATATCGGAGCTGTCCTCCCTGGAGGGCGAGACGGTGAGGCAAGAAAAGCTCAAACAAATGAGGAAACCGAAAAAACCTCCATCCTGA
- the c20h8orf89 gene encoding putative uncharacterized protein C8orf89 homolog isoform X2 has translation MSERGSGCSPRGPDAATHPAYRSFGMGAGGGQAAVRHNNHLRRKLPLIHPLSRSRDWNTLLSGFIVGGSSNLSKEETENNDPDISGRRFLFDKQYARLERTRSVIPPLQRDYHVHRPGNLHPFSLSKELSHSQAGRPFTPRFPERYEVNTTPAILFPSPLILNGRNTFSVDNCKLSRPKVNYPTYNLLSAKDNQKSQSYPDPVVGASRSFIHRISELSSLEGETVRQEKLKQMRKPKKPPS, from the exons ATGTCGGAGCGGGGCTCGGGTTGCAGCCCGCGCGGCCCTGATGCTGCGACTCATCCCGCATACAGGAGCTTCGGGATGGGAGCAGGTGGAGGACAAGCAGCTGTCAGACACAACAATCACCTCAGGAGGAAACTGCCCCTGATACATCCCCTGAGCA GGTCCCGGGACTGGAACACGCTGCTCAGCGGCTTCATAGTTGGAGG GTCATCTAACTTATCCAAAGAGGAAACGGAGAACAATGACCCGGACATCAGTGGGAGACGCTTTCTGTTTGATAAACAAT atgcGAGGTTAGAGAGGACCAGAAGTGTGATTCCGCCGCTGCAGAGAGACTACCATGTGCACAGACCTGGCAACCTGCATCCCTTCAGCCTCTCCAAGGAGCTTTCCCACAGCCAGGCGGGCCGGCCTTTCACCCCGCG CTTCCCTGAAAGATATGAAGTGAACACAACTCCAGCCATCCTCTTTCCTTCCCCTTTAATCCTCAACGGCAGAAACACCTTCTCAGTTGACAACTGCAAGCTCAGCAG GCCCAAGGTGAATTATCCGACCTACAACCTGCTCAGTGCTAAAGACAATCAGAAGA GCCAGTCCTACCCCGACCCGGTGGTCGGAGCCTCTCGCTCTTTCATCCACAGGATATCGGAGCTGTCCTCCCTGGAGGGCGAGACGGTGAGGCAAGAAAAGCTCAAACAAATGAGGAAACCGAAAAAACCTCCATCCTGA